One Campylobacter sp. RM16192 genomic region harbors:
- a CDS encoding polyribonucleotide nucleotidyltransferase: MQYSIEVNNQVEIYDINKVAKQASGAVLLRVKNTVVLATVAREDSQVEEDFLPLTVQYIEKTYAAGKIPGGYVKRETKPGDFETLTARIIDRSLRPLFPKGYAYPTQIVVMVLSADPEVDLQVVSLNAASVALYLSDIPVSQPVCGVRVGYIDNKFVINPSNSELKTSALDLYVAGVKDELLMIEMRSIAQAKSEAVPMMAIDPMMDPNINDGIILQQDMNEFSEDLILEAISEAGKAILRASNAYEEAFLAHKKEDAQLELKPEIENESIAIYLDEFYTKEVKFAINQMAKSERASELGKIAKQIFADDVAQKEGWSEDVIMNVLGKFKKKMVREQIINEKTRADGRGLKDVRPISIETNILPNAHGSCLFTRGQTQALVVATLGTDSDAQMYDMLTEKSAVIDKFMFNYNFPGFSVGEASPLKAPGRRELGHGNLAKRALSPSIDINSPYTIRLVSEILESNGSSSMASVCGGSLALRAAGVNSAKLVAGVAMGLIFEGDKHAVLTDIMGLEDHDGDMDFKVAGSKDGITALQMDIKLGGISLEVLKEALEQAKEGRLHILNLMEKADKEIAVNEEILPKLELFSVDPGKIVDIIGQAGKTIKEIIEKFEVSIDLDREKGEVKIAGAQKTKVDAAKDYIIQIVSKDVSKNGFGGGKRRDGRDRDKEKSKPTFNIGDEFEGEVKKVVEFGAFVGLKDGVDGLLHISKISTPLKEGDVVRVKVSEQKGHKISLVLAE; the protein is encoded by the coding sequence TTTAGCCACTGTTGCTCGTGAAGATTCGCAGGTAGAAGAGGACTTTTTACCTCTAACGGTTCAGTATATAGAAAAGACCTATGCTGCGGGCAAAATTCCTGGAGGATATGTTAAAAGAGAGACAAAACCTGGTGATTTTGAGACCCTAACGGCTCGTATTATAGATCGCTCTTTAAGACCTCTCTTTCCAAAGGGCTATGCGTATCCTACTCAAATTGTGGTAATGGTTCTATCTGCAGATCCGGAAGTGGATTTGCAAGTGGTCTCCTTAAATGCGGCCTCAGTGGCACTATATCTTAGCGATATTCCTGTAAGTCAACCGGTTTGCGGTGTAAGAGTGGGATATATAGATAATAAATTTGTTATAAATCCTAGTAATAGCGAACTAAAAACAAGCGCACTTGATCTTTATGTGGCCGGTGTTAAAGATGAGCTTTTGATGATAGAGATGAGAAGTATCGCTCAAGCAAAGAGTGAAGCGGTACCGATGATGGCGATTGATCCTATGATGGATCCAAATATCAATGACGGAATAATATTGCAGCAAGACATGAATGAATTTAGCGAAGATTTGATACTAGAGGCAATATCTGAAGCCGGCAAGGCCATACTTAGAGCGTCTAATGCATATGAAGAGGCGTTTTTGGCTCATAAAAAAGAGGACGCACAGCTTGAATTAAAACCGGAAATAGAGAATGAAAGCATTGCTATCTATCTTGATGAGTTTTATACAAAAGAGGTAAAATTTGCGATCAATCAAATGGCAAAAAGTGAAAGAGCTAGTGAGCTAGGAAAGATAGCTAAGCAAATTTTTGCTGATGATGTTGCTCAAAAAGAGGGCTGGAGCGAGGATGTGATAATGAACGTCCTTGGCAAATTTAAGAAAAAGATGGTTAGAGAGCAGATTATTAATGAAAAAACAAGGGCAGATGGCAGAGGGCTTAAGGATGTGCGCCCAATCTCTATAGAGACAAATATATTGCCAAATGCTCACGGAAGTTGTCTATTTACAAGAGGTCAGACTCAAGCCCTTGTAGTAGCGACTCTTGGCACTGATAGCGATGCGCAAATGTATGATATGCTAACAGAAAAGTCGGCTGTTATTGATAAATTTATGTTTAACTATAACTTCCCTGGATTTAGCGTCGGTGAAGCTAGTCCTCTAAAAGCACCTGGTAGACGCGAACTAGGGCACGGAAATTTAGCTAAACGTGCTTTATCTCCTAGTATAGATATCAACTCCCCTTATACTATTCGTTTGGTTTCTGAGATTTTAGAATCTAATGGCTCAAGCTCTATGGCCAGCGTTTGCGGTGGTTCATTAGCACTTCGCGCCGCAGGTGTAAATAGTGCAAAACTTGTTGCCGGCGTGGCTATGGGGCTTATATTTGAAGGTGATAAACATGCCGTTTTGACGGATATAATGGGTCTTGAAGATCACGATGGAGATATGGACTTTAAAGTTGCGGGTAGCAAGGATGGCATAACCGCGCTTCAGATGGATATAAAGCTTGGCGGAATTAGTCTGGAAGTGCTAAAAGAAGCTCTTGAGCAAGCCAAAGAGGGCAGACTTCATATCTTAAACTTAATGGAAAAAGCCGATAAGGAAATTGCTGTAAATGAAGAAATTTTACCTAAGCTTGAGTTATTTAGCGTAGATCCTGGCAAGATAGTTGATATTATCGGTCAGGCTGGAAAAACTATAAAAGAAATTATAGAGAAGTTTGAGGTATCAATAGATCTTGATAGAGAAAAAGGTGAGGTAAAAATCGCAGGAGCTCAAAAGACAAAGGTTGATGCGGCAAAAGATTATATCATCCAAATAGTCTCAAAAGATGTCTCTAAAAACGGCTTTGGTGGCGGAAAGAGAAGAGACGGCAGAGACAGAGATAAAGAGAAGTCAAAACCTACATTTAATATTGGCGATGAATTTGAAGGAGAGGTCAAAAAAGTAGTAGAATTTGGTGCCTTTGTAGGATTAAAAGATGGAGTTGACGGATTGCTTCATATTTCTAAAATTTCTACACCTTTAAAAGAAGGCGATGTGGTGAGAGTAAAAGTAAGTGAGCAAAAAGGGCATAAAATTTCCCTTGTTTTAGCTGAGTAA